In one window of uncultured Acetobacteroides sp. DNA:
- a CDS encoding CoA pyrophosphatase, whose amino-acid sequence MRLIQLKKILEKYNQDDLEGGNAHILAFPKFRLELFRTTKPTEKTKKSAVLILFYEKNEEVYFCLIKRPTYEGHHSGQVAFPGGKFEVKDESLRNTALREANEEVGIDIGRVDIVNELTTIFIPVSDFTVKPYIATTSLVPIFHPESHEVDYIIEAKLSDLMNSQLVEVEINLSKEKSSAPAYIINNENIWGGTAMILTELKLLLESNHLV is encoded by the coding sequence ATGAGACTTATCCAACTTAAGAAGATACTTGAAAAATACAATCAGGATGATTTAGAAGGAGGAAATGCCCATATTCTGGCTTTTCCTAAGTTTCGTCTGGAACTTTTCAGAACTACCAAACCAACAGAAAAAACAAAAAAGAGTGCAGTTCTTATCCTTTTCTATGAGAAAAACGAGGAAGTCTACTTCTGCCTAATTAAGAGACCTACATACGAAGGGCATCATAGCGGTCAGGTTGCATTCCCAGGTGGTAAGTTTGAAGTAAAAGATGAAAGTTTACGCAATACCGCGCTTAGGGAAGCAAACGAAGAGGTTGGAATAGACATTGGTAGGGTTGACATTGTAAACGAGCTAACCACCATCTTTATTCCAGTAAGCGATTTTACGGTAAAACCCTATATTGCGACAACCTCACTAGTACCAATCTTTCATCCAGAATCACACGAAGTTGATTACATAATAGAAGCAAAGTTATCTGATCTGATGAATAGTCAGTTAGTTGAGGTCGAGATAAACTTATCAAAAGAGAAATCATCTGCTCCTGCCTACATCATTAACAATGAAAATATATGGGGAGGAACTGCAATGATTCTAACAGAGTTGAAACTTCTACTCGAAAGTAATCACCTAGTTTAG
- a CDS encoding pyridoxal phosphate-dependent aminotransferase — MPKLSEKAKVMPSSPIRKLVPFADAAKKRGIKVYHLNIGQPDIPTPQIALDAIKNLDEKVIEYTHSAGNESYRKGLAEYYQDLGINISSSDMIITTGGSEAITIAFGACLNPGEEIIIPEPFYANYNSFAIQTGVTVKPITSSIETDFGLPPIAEFEKLITPNTRGIVICNPNNPTGYLYSKEELETLASIVKKYDLFLFADEVYREFCYDGHSHYSCLSLKDIEQNVVLFDSVSKRYSMCGVRVGAIISRNKEIIAASLKFAQARLCPPALGQIASEAALKTPKSYFDGVYNEYIERRNFMVKALNEMEGVYCPTPKGAFYTVVKLPIDDSDKFAQWLLESFEHNGQTVMVAPATGFYATCGLGKNEVRIAYVLKKEDLKSAMECLAEALRVYTGRTL, encoded by the coding sequence ATGCCAAAGTTATCTGAAAAAGCAAAAGTAATGCCTTCCTCTCCAATCAGGAAGTTAGTGCCCTTTGCCGATGCCGCAAAGAAAAGGGGTATTAAGGTTTACCACCTAAACATTGGTCAACCCGACATTCCCACTCCTCAGATTGCCCTAGATGCAATAAAAAACTTGGACGAAAAGGTAATTGAATACACACACTCTGCCGGGAACGAATCGTACCGAAAAGGATTGGCTGAATACTACCAGGATCTTGGTATAAACATATCGTCATCCGATATGATAATTACCACTGGTGGTTCCGAAGCCATTACAATTGCCTTCGGAGCTTGCCTCAATCCTGGCGAGGAGATCATTATCCCAGAACCATTTTACGCAAACTACAACTCGTTTGCAATCCAAACAGGCGTAACTGTAAAGCCAATTACCTCTTCCATTGAAACCGACTTTGGTTTACCACCCATTGCTGAGTTCGAAAAACTCATCACCCCAAATACTCGTGGAATTGTTATTTGCAACCCCAACAACCCCACAGGCTATCTCTACTCTAAAGAAGAACTCGAAACGCTTGCTTCCATCGTAAAGAAGTACGATCTATTCCTCTTTGCAGATGAAGTTTACCGTGAATTTTGCTACGACGGACACAGCCACTATTCTTGCTTAAGCCTAAAGGATATCGAGCAAAATGTGGTTCTTTTCGATTCTGTTTCGAAGCGATACAGCATGTGCGGAGTTCGTGTAGGTGCAATAATCTCACGAAACAAGGAAATTATTGCGGCATCCCTTAAGTTTGCTCAGGCTCGCCTTTGCCCGCCTGCCTTAGGTCAAATAGCCTCAGAAGCAGCTCTAAAAACCCCAAAATCGTACTTCGACGGAGTTTATAACGAGTACATCGAACGTCGCAACTTCATGGTAAAAGCACTAAATGAAATGGAAGGCGTTTACTGCCCAACCCCTAAAGGTGCATTTTACACGGTAGTTAAACTCCCAATCGACGATTCTGATAAATTTGCACAATGGCTCCTTGAATCATTCGAGCATAATGGACAAACCGTTATGGTTGCACCAGCAACTGGCTTTTACGCTACTTGTGGTTTAGGGAAAAACGAGGTACGCATTGCATACGTTCTCAAAAAGGAGGATCTAAAGAGTGCAATGGAATGCCTTGCTGAAGCCCTAAGAGTTTATACTGGAAGAACATTGTAA
- a CDS encoding DUF1573 domain-containing protein — translation MKGFVVAFTLILCAIAPMVQAQAPQAPSIEFKVLEHNFGKLEYKANTTYSFEFKNTSKVPLILTSVSASCGCTTPEWPKEPILPGKTGVIKVTYNSQIIGPFTKLVYVYSNAATNMVTLTIKGEILPPK, via the coding sequence ATGAAAGGTTTTGTTGTAGCATTTACGCTAATTCTCTGCGCTATCGCTCCGATGGTTCAAGCGCAAGCACCTCAAGCACCATCCATCGAATTTAAGGTACTTGAGCACAACTTCGGCAAGTTGGAATATAAAGCGAACACCACTTATTCTTTCGAATTTAAGAACACCAGCAAAGTACCACTTATTCTCACAAGCGTATCGGCATCATGCGGATGCACAACCCCAGAATGGCCCAAGGAGCCCATCCTTCCTGGAAAGACAGGTGTGATAAAGGTTACCTATAATTCGCAAATTATTGGACCATTTACTAAACTTGTATACGTTTACTCCAATGCGGCAACCAACATGGTTACGCTAACCATAAAAGGAGAGATTTTACCCCCTAAATAG
- the secDF gene encoding protein translocase subunit SecDF — protein sequence MQNRGAISFIAIVLAVACLYQLSFTFVASRVEKKAEEYATVKGKNGIDSIDNKKLNNYLDSMKNQPAYLFNLYTFQECKDRQLNLGLDLKGGMNVTLEVSVPEILKSLSNHSADASFNKAIELAKEMQKSSKSDFVTLFGKAYEQVAPNEKLSKIFGTYELKSQITPESTNAQVLDVLRKQTDGAIANSFNVLRNRIDRFGVVQPNIQRLGNTGRILVELPGVKDPSRVRKLLQGTANLQFFETYELTQLVQPLMAANAKVAEIVKAGGVVKDTTMKGDSTKVAAAEPVAKTNTLKKELGKGKGAEAKSQTSLFSLLQPYIDGQGNVMPGSIVGTARISDTAKVNAFLAMPAVKALFPRDLALMWSVKPVVTGPKKVETDRIELYAIRITGRDGKAPLDGSVIVDASKQFDDKHGSVDVSMRMNSEGAKTWARLTGDNVGRQIAIVLDGLVYSAPRVNQAIEGGSSSISGTFTTQEADDLANVLNSGKLPAPAKIVQEDVVGPSLGQESINAGMLSFIIAFLLVLGYMIFFYSGAGLVANVALVANVFLLFGVLASFKAVLTLPGIAGIVLTMGMAVDANVIIYERIKEELRTGKGVRLALTDGFKHALPSIIDGQLTTLITGIALYIFGSGPIQGFATTLIIGIMTSLFTSLFISHLVFDWWLNKGRNIKFYTDHTKNFLANTNFDFVGVRKYAYIFSITVITLGTASWVIKGFNYGVDFTGGRTYTVRFDQDVHANDVRAALSTALGESPEVKQFGSANQMKITTKYLIHDNKSNVDSIISTKLYQSLNKLNKTSLTYDEFATTNKTSIGIISSSVVGPSVADDIKLGAIIAVIVSLIAIFIYIAIRFKRWQWGLGGVASLFHDTMFVLGFYSLFSSIMPFNMDVDMSFIAAILTIIGYSINDTVIIFDRIREYRREHPNRSLKVNINQAINSTLSRTVNTVGTVLVVLFAIFFFGGDVIRGFAFALLVGVGIGTFSSVLVATPIAYDLFKVGDENKLAEGEEK from the coding sequence ATGCAGAATAGAGGCGCGATATCTTTTATCGCAATTGTGTTAGCCGTTGCCTGCTTATACCAGCTATCGTTCACGTTTGTGGCCAGTAGAGTGGAAAAGAAGGCAGAGGAGTACGCTACAGTTAAGGGCAAGAATGGAATTGATTCCATTGATAACAAAAAGCTCAACAACTACCTTGATTCTATGAAGAATCAACCCGCGTACCTATTTAATCTATACACCTTCCAAGAGTGTAAGGATAGACAGCTTAATCTAGGGCTTGACCTTAAAGGTGGTATGAACGTAACCCTTGAGGTTTCGGTTCCCGAAATCCTGAAGAGTTTGTCGAATCATAGCGCTGATGCATCTTTCAACAAGGCTATTGAGCTAGCCAAGGAGATGCAGAAGTCTAGCAAGAGCGATTTCGTAACTCTATTTGGTAAGGCTTATGAGCAAGTTGCTCCTAACGAAAAGCTGAGCAAGATCTTCGGAACTTACGAGCTTAAGTCGCAGATTACTCCAGAGTCGACCAATGCGCAAGTGCTTGATGTACTTCGTAAGCAGACTGATGGTGCAATCGCGAACTCGTTCAACGTTCTTCGTAACCGTATCGACCGCTTTGGTGTAGTTCAACCAAACATTCAGCGTTTGGGCAACACCGGTCGTATTCTTGTTGAACTTCCAGGGGTAAAGGATCCTTCGCGTGTACGCAAGCTTCTTCAAGGAACTGCCAATCTTCAGTTCTTCGAAACCTATGAGCTTACGCAGCTGGTACAACCTCTTATGGCTGCCAATGCAAAGGTGGCTGAGATTGTAAAGGCTGGTGGTGTTGTTAAAGATACCACAATGAAGGGCGACTCTACCAAGGTTGCTGCTGCCGAACCTGTGGCTAAAACAAATACCCTAAAGAAAGAGCTTGGAAAGGGTAAGGGGGCTGAAGCAAAATCGCAGACCTCGCTATTTTCTCTTCTTCAACCATACATTGATGGTCAGGGTAATGTAATGCCTGGCTCGATTGTTGGAACTGCTCGTATCTCGGATACTGCTAAGGTTAACGCATTCCTTGCAATGCCTGCTGTTAAGGCTCTTTTCCCTCGTGACCTAGCCCTTATGTGGAGCGTTAAGCCAGTTGTTACTGGTCCTAAAAAGGTTGAGACCGACAGAATTGAACTTTACGCAATAAGGATTACCGGCCGTGATGGTAAGGCACCTCTTGATGGTTCTGTAATTGTTGATGCATCTAAGCAATTTGATGACAAGCATGGTAGCGTTGATGTTTCAATGCGTATGAATAGCGAAGGTGCCAAAACTTGGGCTCGCTTAACAGGAGATAATGTAGGTAGACAAATTGCCATCGTACTTGATGGTTTGGTTTACTCGGCTCCTCGCGTTAACCAGGCTATCGAAGGCGGTAGTTCTTCTATCTCGGGTACTTTTACTACTCAAGAGGCTGATGACTTGGCAAACGTGCTTAACTCTGGTAAACTGCCTGCTCCTGCTAAGATCGTTCAGGAAGATGTTGTTGGTCCATCGTTGGGTCAGGAGTCTATCAATGCCGGTATGCTGTCATTCATTATAGCATTCCTTCTGGTTCTTGGCTATATGATTTTCTTCTATAGCGGTGCTGGTTTGGTTGCCAACGTTGCTCTTGTAGCCAACGTGTTCCTACTCTTTGGGGTGCTTGCATCGTTCAAGGCGGTTCTTACCCTTCCTGGTATTGCGGGTATCGTGCTTACCATGGGTATGGCGGTTGACGCGAACGTTATCATCTACGAACGTATTAAGGAAGAATTGAGAACTGGAAAGGGCGTTCGCCTAGCATTGACTGATGGCTTCAAGCATGCTCTCCCTTCAATTATCGATGGACAGCTTACTACGCTGATTACCGGTATTGCCCTTTACATTTTTGGTTCGGGACCTATCCAAGGTTTTGCAACTACCCTTATCATTGGTATTATGACTTCGTTGTTCACCTCACTATTTATAAGCCATTTGGTATTTGACTGGTGGTTGAATAAGGGTCGTAACATCAAATTCTACACTGACCATACCAAGAACTTCCTTGCCAACACCAACTTCGACTTTGTGGGTGTTCGTAAGTATGCTTACATCTTCTCGATAACCGTTATCACCCTTGGTACTGCTTCGTGGGTGATTAAGGGATTCAACTACGGTGTTGACTTTACTGGTGGTAGAACCTACACGGTGCGCTTTGACCAGGATGTTCATGCCAACGATGTGCGTGCAGCGCTTAGCACGGCCCTCGGCGAGAGCCCTGAGGTGAAGCAGTTTGGTTCGGCTAACCAGATGAAGATTACTACAAAGTATCTTATCCATGATAACAAAAGCAACGTGGATAGCATTATCAGCACGAAGCTCTACCAGTCGCTGAATAAGCTAAACAAGACGTCGCTAACCTACGATGAGTTTGCAACAACAAACAAGACTTCAATTGGAATCATTTCCTCTTCGGTGGTTGGTCCATCGGTAGCAGATGACATCAAACTGGGCGCTATTATTGCGGTTATCGTTTCGCTGATTGCCATCTTCATCTACATCGCCATCCGATTTAAGCGTTGGCAGTGGGGACTTGGCGGCGTTGCTTCGCTGTTCCACGATACGATGTTTGTGCTGGGATTTTACTCGCTGTTCTCGTCGATTATGCCATTTAACATGGACGTTGACATGAGCTTTATTGCGGCAATCCTAACCATTATCGGCTACTCGATTAACGATACGGTGATCATCTTCGACCGTATCCGTGAGTACCGTAGGGAGCATCCTAACCGCAGCCTTAAGGTTAACATCAACCAGGCCATTAACAGCACCCTTTCGCGTACCGTTAATACGGTAGGTACGGTGCTTGTGGTACTGTTCGCCATCTTCTTCTTTGGTGGGGATGTTATCCGCGGTTTCGCGTTTGCGCTACTTGTGGGTGTTGGTATCGGTACCTTCTCGTCGGTTCTGGTTGCTACTCCAATTGCCTACGACCTGTTTAAGGTGGGCGATGAGAATAAGCTCGCAGAAGGCGAAGAAAAGTAG
- a CDS encoding ABC transporter permease: MSKIATISIAISTAVMVLAISIVIGFKKEIREKVTGFSAPIKITKLSLNNSLDTPPLNKGWVPISNLRKISNIKSIHPYTIKAGIVKTNEEIQGVILKGVDSTYDWSFFASNLVEGRLPNYKTNSTSNEVLISKINAAKLKLKVGDKLRTYFVQKPFRMRPFQIVGIYDSKFQEFDSKFVISDLRHSQKLNQWSSDQYAGFEILLFDFNKLKETSQQVVDIAGYRMLKDGSRLRIENIKESMSNIFDWLSLQDTNALVVLTLMVFVAAINMITGILILLLDRIRMIGILKALGMAPKSLRRVFIYLSSSIVIKGLLWGNVIGLSLSVIQKHTGLVRLEESTYYLSCVPISISIPSILLLNVATFLLLALFMLIPLLIINKISPSEIIRYE; the protein is encoded by the coding sequence ATGAGCAAAATAGCAACCATAAGCATTGCCATAAGCACTGCAGTAATGGTTCTAGCCATTTCAATTGTAATTGGCTTTAAAAAAGAGATTCGCGAAAAGGTTACCGGATTCAGCGCCCCAATTAAAATCACCAAGTTATCGCTCAACAACTCGCTTGACACTCCCCCTCTCAATAAAGGTTGGGTTCCCATTAGTAATTTGCGTAAAATATCGAACATTAAGTCGATACATCCATACACCATTAAAGCAGGTATCGTCAAAACCAACGAAGAAATTCAGGGAGTCATCCTCAAAGGTGTAGATAGCACCTACGACTGGTCCTTCTTTGCCTCTAATTTAGTGGAGGGACGACTTCCAAACTACAAAACCAACAGCACCTCAAACGAAGTGCTCATTTCAAAGATCAATGCAGCAAAACTGAAGCTAAAGGTTGGCGACAAACTCAGAACTTATTTTGTACAGAAGCCCTTTCGAATGCGCCCGTTTCAAATCGTAGGAATTTACGACTCCAAATTCCAAGAATTTGACAGCAAATTTGTAATCAGCGACCTTCGTCACTCCCAAAAGTTAAACCAATGGAGCAGTGATCAATATGCCGGATTCGAAATACTTTTATTTGACTTTAATAAGTTAAAGGAAACTTCGCAACAGGTTGTCGATATAGCTGGGTATCGAATGCTTAAAGATGGCTCGCGCCTTCGCATTGAGAACATCAAGGAAAGCATGAGTAACATATTCGACTGGCTTAGTCTTCAAGATACAAACGCGTTAGTGGTTCTTACTTTAATGGTATTTGTCGCTGCAATAAATATGATTACAGGTATACTAATACTCCTTCTCGACAGAATCCGAATGATAGGAATACTCAAAGCACTAGGAATGGCTCCAAAATCATTACGCAGAGTATTCATCTACTTATCCTCATCTATTGTCATAAAAGGATTACTTTGGGGCAATGTGATAGGGCTATCTCTCAGCGTCATCCAAAAACATACAGGATTAGTAAGACTTGAAGAATCTACCTACTACCTATCTTGTGTTCCAATAAGCATCAGCATTCCAAGCATCTTACTACTAAACGTGGCAACATTTCTTCTTCTTGCTCTATTTATGCTCATTCCATTATTGATAATCAACAAAATATCGCCGTCTGAAATTATTAGATACGAATAA
- a CDS encoding putative porin, with amino-acid sequence MKKNISDSVLNKKLNSLYFDDSLNRIRVFSWKINSYTNIPTRVAIDTGQRNIQKIYPFYQGENVGATYLGNIGGAQVLYDFFKTEAPTSFIFQNPYQVFTETPENVKFYNTKVPFTNLRYSMAGNRTEAEEIFGLTLAENVNPALSFGINYNRFGTKGLYKNQRSKTKEFSGYVSYLGKKYSAYAGYIFNLADVKENGGIANDRDVLDTTIKPSYISVNLQNASNLIKNNTFFLSQTYGIRLSSSGDFVNNGIYAGPLILAGMYSQYSTYHRVYSDVTNRKSTDRPNDEVVVFYKNYYINPNASYDSTHLREFDNRVYLQIRPYTDKSLLNLLGGGVGYQSLRYYMFKLDDYLFGNKETDYYNIYSYGYASGKFRKYIDWNGFAKLVLAGHNAGDLDGRGSAAFSVYPLGREVRLIGAFKFKSETPNYYLNNYFSNHFVWSNNFDRVVDTRIEVRLEVPSISLDMGVRQAIVSKFIFFNKEALPEQIKGSVSISSLFFKKDIAIGHLHIDGQVLFQKTSNEDVLPLPTVAVNAGVYYQFNIVKNVLKSQLGVDVQYNKAYYAYAYNPSVGQFHMQDKRKIGDYPWLDAFANFKWKRAAIFIKVRNLGEGLAGPNDYFSALHYPRVPLQLQYGLSWSFYD; translated from the coding sequence GTGAAGAAGAATATTTCAGATTCAGTCCTCAACAAGAAACTTAATAGCCTGTATTTTGATGATTCGCTAAACAGAATTCGTGTTTTTTCTTGGAAAATTAATTCTTATACGAATATTCCAACGAGAGTTGCAATAGATACCGGTCAGAGAAATATTCAAAAGATTTACCCTTTCTATCAAGGAGAAAATGTAGGTGCAACTTACCTAGGGAATATTGGTGGTGCTCAGGTATTATATGATTTCTTTAAAACAGAGGCTCCTACATCTTTTATATTCCAAAATCCTTATCAGGTTTTTACAGAAACCCCTGAGAACGTTAAGTTTTATAATACAAAGGTACCTTTTACGAATCTGCGCTATTCAATGGCTGGAAATAGGACTGAGGCAGAGGAAATTTTTGGTCTTACCTTAGCTGAGAATGTTAATCCTGCATTGAGTTTTGGAATTAATTATAATCGTTTTGGAACAAAGGGGCTTTATAAAAATCAGCGATCTAAAACAAAAGAATTTAGCGGTTATGTTTCTTACTTAGGGAAGAAGTATTCTGCGTACGCTGGTTATATTTTCAATCTAGCAGATGTTAAGGAAAATGGAGGAATTGCCAATGACAGAGATGTTTTAGACACAACTATAAAGCCTAGTTACATATCTGTTAACCTTCAAAATGCATCAAATCTCATTAAAAATAATACTTTCTTCCTTTCTCAAACATATGGCATTAGACTTTCTTCTTCGGGGGATTTTGTTAATAATGGGATTTATGCTGGGCCTTTGATTTTGGCTGGGATGTATTCTCAATACTCAACATATCATCGTGTGTATTCCGATGTGACAAATCGAAAAAGTACGGATAGACCCAATGATGAGGTTGTGGTTTTTTATAAAAATTATTATATCAATCCTAATGCAAGTTATGACTCTACTCATTTGCGTGAGTTTGATAACCGTGTTTACTTGCAGATTCGTCCTTATACAGATAAATCACTGCTCAATTTACTTGGAGGAGGTGTAGGTTATCAGAGTTTACGTTACTATATGTTTAAGTTAGATGATTACCTTTTTGGTAATAAGGAGACAGACTACTATAACATTTATAGTTATGGTTATGCTTCTGGGAAATTTAGGAAATATATAGATTGGAATGGTTTTGCAAAGTTGGTACTTGCCGGTCACAATGCTGGAGATCTAGATGGTCGGGGCAGTGCTGCTTTTTCGGTTTATCCGTTGGGGCGAGAGGTTAGATTGATAGGTGCTTTCAAGTTTAAATCGGAAACTCCGAACTATTATCTTAATAACTATTTCTCTAATCATTTTGTATGGTCGAATAACTTTGATAGAGTGGTCGATACTCGTATAGAAGTAAGATTAGAAGTGCCTTCAATATCTCTTGATATGGGAGTACGTCAGGCTATAGTTAGTAAGTTCATTTTCTTCAATAAGGAAGCGTTACCTGAGCAAATTAAAGGTTCTGTAAGTATTTCATCTTTATTTTTCAAGAAAGATATTGCAATTGGACATTTGCACATAGATGGTCAAGTGCTTTTTCAAAAAACTTCAAATGAAGACGTTTTGCCTCTCCCTACAGTTGCCGTAAATGCGGGAGTATACTATCAGTTTAACATCGTAAAAAACGTATTGAAATCTCAACTTGGAGTTGATGTTCAGTACAATAAAGCATACTATGCATATGCCTACAATCCTTCTGTAGGACAATTCCATATGCAAGATAAACGAAAGATTGGGGACTACCCTTGGTTGGATGCATTTGCAAACTTCAAATGGAAGCGTGCCGCAATCTTCATCAAGGTTCGTAACCTCGGAGAAGGATTGGCTGGTCCTAATGACTACTTCTCTGCGTTGCATTATCCACGAGTTCCTCTTCAACTTCAGTATGGGCTATCTTGGTCGTTCTATGACTAG
- a CDS encoding transglycosylase SLT domain-containing protein, giving the protein MKGVRLCASIAIFFALLLSCRHEVVTNGSLRSRKQKTVKRYLTAILEVNTPGYFLKGGLPTGYHFEMLRSYALSKGMLLKIIPFTSINYATKYLGSGKADILAVENSSISNSNLQKTVPHWKLRYATISFNKRVMGANDKIYVPNNAFDDDEFYILRRKFPKIVLFDGINMGLLVEHLLNDGNAYAIVQSSVAEATRIKYPDVSVGYLQESISSSWYVAKNCCFLDDLNRWIAAKRNTALHPTFYSSFYQNYKVNRALADGVSMQGEPLLSNYDQEVKRYSKTIGWDWLLVSALIYQESKFEPHVQSGKGAKGLMQVMPVIANSFGFGASHSSKTNIYIGTKLLAKLSKAFSRYPIAIEERNKFVLAAYNGGMSHVLKAMGLASRYGRNPYQWDDVSLFVRVKRNSNVFRRRDINLNLHNNNETTRFVVEVLERYTNYKALTLN; this is encoded by the coding sequence ATGAAGGGTGTAAGATTATGTGCTTCTATTGCTATTTTCTTTGCTTTATTGCTCTCTTGTAGGCATGAAGTAGTTACAAATGGTTCTTTGAGAAGTCGTAAACAAAAAACTGTAAAAAGGTATTTAACCGCAATTCTTGAGGTAAATACGCCAGGTTATTTTTTAAAAGGTGGACTTCCAACAGGTTATCACTTTGAAATGTTGCGGAGTTATGCATTAAGTAAAGGAATGTTGCTGAAAATAATCCCCTTTACTTCGATTAATTATGCCACTAAATATCTAGGTTCTGGTAAGGCTGATATTCTAGCTGTTGAAAATTCCAGTATTTCTAACAGCAATTTGCAAAAAACAGTGCCTCACTGGAAGTTGCGTTATGCAACTATTTCATTCAACAAGAGGGTAATGGGAGCGAATGATAAGATATATGTTCCAAATAATGCATTCGACGATGATGAGTTTTATATTTTGAGGCGTAAGTTTCCCAAAATCGTGCTCTTTGATGGTATAAATATGGGACTTTTGGTCGAGCATTTGCTTAATGATGGGAATGCTTATGCAATTGTTCAGTCTTCAGTTGCAGAGGCTACTAGAATAAAATATCCTGATGTTTCTGTTGGCTACTTGCAGGAATCAATTAGCAGTTCGTGGTACGTAGCGAAAAATTGCTGTTTTTTAGATGATCTGAACCGATGGATTGCTGCTAAGCGTAATACAGCCTTACACCCAACTTTTTATTCTTCTTTTTATCAAAATTATAAGGTGAATAGAGCTTTGGCTGACGGGGTGAGCATGCAGGGAGAACCTCTTCTTTCGAATTACGATCAGGAAGTTAAACGATATAGTAAAACGATTGGGTGGGACTGGCTTTTAGTTTCAGCACTTATTTACCAAGAATCGAAGTTCGAACCACACGTTCAGTCCGGTAAAGGGGCTAAAGGTTTGATGCAGGTTATGCCTGTAATTGCAAACTCATTTGGTTTTGGAGCATCTCATTCTTCAAAAACAAATATTTACATTGGAACGAAGCTTCTTGCAAAGTTGTCAAAGGCTTTTTCGAGGTATCCGATTGCTATTGAGGAACGCAATAAGTTTGTTTTAGCGGCTTATAATGGGGGAATGAGCCATGTATTAAAGGCAATGGGGTTGGCTTCTCGATATGGGCGTAATCCTTACCAGTGGGATGATGTTTCGCTGTTTGTTAGGGTAAAGCGAAATTCAAACGTTTTTAGGCGTAGGGATATTAACTTGAACCTCCATAATAATAACGAAACAACTCGTTTTGTGGTAGAAGTGCTCGAACGGTACACAAACTATAAAGCCCTTACTCTAAACTAG
- a CDS encoding polyprenol monophosphomannose synthase, whose product MLNDSKVVIIPTYNEIENIEAIITKVLSLHGDFHILIIDDGSPDGTAAQVKRLQAIPVNSQRIHLIERSGKLGLGTAYLTGFKWAIAHEYNFIFEMDADFSHDPDDLIRLYEACHEGADLAIGSRYVNGVTVVEWPIGRILMSYYASAYVRYVTGMPVKDTTAGFKCYRRKVLETINLDGIKMRGYGFQIEMKYNAYLLQFKIAEVPIIFRDRTRGTSKMSGGIFGEAFWGVLNMRLRSVFGKIKEKPKV is encoded by the coding sequence ATGCTAAACGACAGCAAGGTTGTTATCATACCTACATACAATGAGATAGAGAATATCGAAGCGATAATCACTAAGGTATTAAGCCTACACGGCGATTTTCATATACTTATAATAGACGATGGTTCGCCAGACGGCACAGCAGCACAGGTAAAAAGGCTGCAGGCAATCCCTGTAAACAGCCAAAGGATTCACCTAATTGAGCGAAGCGGGAAACTGGGCCTTGGTACAGCATATCTCACGGGATTTAAATGGGCGATTGCTCATGAGTACAACTTCATTTTTGAGATGGATGCCGATTTCTCGCACGATCCAGACGACCTCATTCGCCTATACGAGGCCTGCCATGAGGGAGCCGATCTCGCTATCGGTTCTAGATACGTAAATGGGGTCACTGTGGTTGAATGGCCTATCGGCAGAATCCTTATGTCGTACTACGCATCTGCATATGTCCGCTACGTAACAGGAATGCCTGTAAAGGATACCACCGCCGGTTTTAAATGCTACAGAAGAAAGGTGCTGGAGACCATCAACCTAGATGGCATTAAAATGAGGGGGTATGGGTTTCAGATTGAAATGAAGTACAACGCCTACCTTCTCCAGTTTAAGATTGCTGAGGTTCCAATTATCTTTAGGGATAGAACAAGAGGTACTTCTAAAATGTCGGGCGGCATATTTGGCGAAGCTTTTTGGGGGGTGCTAAACATGCGCCTCAGAAGTGTGTTTGGTAAGATAAAGGAAAAACCAAAAGTGTAA